A genomic segment from Nocardia cyriacigeorgica GUH-2 encodes:
- a CDS encoding TetR/AcrR family transcriptional regulator — protein MPNPPRRLRADAGRNRARVLEAATTLFAERGDEVQMSEVAGAAGVGVGTIYRHFPTRQALMEAIAEQRFIQILDSARTKCPEFATGIESVRWLLTHVGQVHEQGRTLSRMIESTLGNIAPQGPVKADLFEFATAILEQGKTDGSLRPDVTSDDLYMIIGSLAAVVRADLGDWQRFIDIILDGLKP, from the coding sequence ATGCCGAACCCACCACGCCGCTTGCGCGCCGATGCCGGACGTAATCGCGCTCGCGTTCTCGAAGCCGCGACCACGCTCTTCGCCGAACGCGGGGACGAGGTCCAGATGTCGGAAGTCGCCGGCGCCGCGGGCGTGGGCGTCGGAACGATCTATCGCCACTTCCCTACTCGGCAAGCGCTCATGGAAGCCATCGCCGAACAGCGCTTCATCCAGATTCTCGACTCCGCTCGTACGAAGTGCCCGGAGTTCGCCACCGGCATCGAGTCGGTCCGATGGCTGCTGACGCATGTCGGACAGGTGCACGAACAAGGGCGCACCCTGTCGAGGATGATCGAGTCGACACTCGGCAATATCGCACCCCAAGGCCCCGTCAAGGCCGACCTCTTCGAGTTCGCCACTGCGATTCTCGAGCAGGGCAAGACCGACGGATCGCTGCGACCGGATGTCACCTCCGACGACCTCTACATGATCATCGGCTCGCTCGCGGCCGTGGTACGGGCCGATCTCGGAGATTGGCAGCGGTTCATCGACATCATCCTGGACGGCTTGAAGCCCTGA
- a CDS encoding HNH endonuclease signature motif containing protein: MHSTGGIGEEGAAGRLHAAVADLLDEPLTPLSDAAVIAAMREVERCSRMLTMVRHRLLVEASERSLPARHGSKSLKRFLMETLNLASADAGARVHQAHSVATFHDMGGDPVEPRLPHTAQALTAGDISADHARGIATVMNRVPCGATADDRAAAEEILTDFARTGSPDDIGKVGDKILAYLDPDGHLTTDNDRARMRGIIIGRQRPDGMSPIRGEIDPVLRALLDPLLAKYARPGMCNPDDPESPSPARRSSGMDDPTRAGRRSGNSGPARPPVSSDDSSTRSGAQPVPASSALADHAGDSGRGAACAHAPVTGVGGAGGSGHDAVPAEGAAPVSGAGIARASASCRGPLGGGESRGALTDSTPEPPDTWIDPIALAEAAERDHRSAAQRNHDALKAILDSGIVAEHLGAHRGLPVSTILTISVDDIERGAGIATTATGGNVPLEDALTLAQRSQPWLAVFDHTGLPLHLGRSKRLASAAQRLALIAALKGCSRPGCDAPASLSAVHHVLDYRKNGHTDIENLTLACDSCHALIHDGVGGWKTRVEGPRSPYAGRTAWIAPPHIDPEQKPRINHRHHAGELLAETLSRIHLRNEQDRESHRVRSDNQQPNSTAA; encoded by the coding sequence ATGCATTCGACTGGGGGGATCGGAGAAGAAGGTGCGGCGGGCCGCTTGCATGCCGCCGTCGCCGACCTGCTGGATGAACCGCTGACCCCGCTCTCGGATGCCGCCGTGATCGCGGCGATGCGGGAGGTGGAGCGTTGCTCGCGGATGCTGACCATGGTCCGCCACCGCCTGCTCGTGGAGGCCTCCGAACGGTCACTGCCTGCCCGGCACGGGTCGAAATCGCTGAAGCGGTTCCTGATGGAGACGCTGAACCTTGCCTCCGCCGACGCCGGTGCCCGTGTGCACCAAGCCCATTCGGTCGCGACGTTCCACGACATGGGCGGCGATCCCGTCGAACCCCGGTTGCCGCACACCGCTCAAGCCCTGACCGCCGGCGACATCTCCGCCGACCACGCCCGCGGCATCGCCACCGTGATGAACCGCGTCCCCTGTGGCGCCACCGCCGACGACCGAGCCGCTGCCGAAGAAATCCTCACCGATTTCGCCCGCACCGGCTCCCCGGACGATATCGGCAAAGTCGGCGACAAGATCCTGGCCTACCTCGACCCCGACGGCCACCTCACCACCGACAACGACCGGGCCCGCATGCGCGGCATCATCATCGGCCGCCAACGCCCCGACGGTATGAGCCCCATCCGCGGCGAGATCGACCCGGTCCTGCGCGCCCTGCTCGACCCACTGCTCGCCAAATACGCCCGCCCCGGCATGTGCAACCCCGACGACCCCGAAAGCCCCAGCCCGGCCCGGCGATCGTCCGGCATGGATGATCCCACCCGGGCGGGACGGCGGTCCGGCAACAGCGGCCCCGCCCGCCCTCCGGTCTCTTCTGACGACTCCAGCACCCGGTCTGGCGCGCAGCCTGTCCCTGCTTCTTCTGCGCTTGCTGACCATGCCGGCGACTCCGGCCGTGGGGCTGCTTGTGCTCACGCGCCTGTCACGGGCGTCGGCGGCGCTGGCGGTTCCGGTCATGACGCTGTTCCTGCCGAGGGCGCTGCGCCTGTTTCCGGCGCAGGCATCGCCCGGGCCTCTGCCTCGTGCCGCGGCCCCCTGGGCGGTGGTGAATCCCGAGGCGCACTCACCGATTCCACGCCCGAGCCGCCCGACACTTGGATCGATCCCATCGCTCTCGCCGAGGCCGCTGAACGTGACCACCGCAGCGCGGCCCAGCGCAACCACGATGCGCTCAAAGCCATCCTCGATTCCGGGATCGTCGCCGAGCATCTCGGCGCCCACCGCGGCCTGCCGGTCTCGACAATTCTGACCATCAGCGTCGACGACATCGAACGCGGCGCCGGGATCGCGACCACCGCCACCGGCGGCAACGTCCCCCTCGAGGATGCACTCACCCTTGCCCAACGATCTCAGCCCTGGCTGGCAGTCTTCGACCACACCGGCCTACCCCTGCATCTCGGCCGATCCAAGCGCCTCGCCTCCGCTGCCCAGCGGCTCGCGCTGATCGCTGCCCTGAAGGGCTGCTCGCGTCCGGGCTGCGACGCTCCGGCGAGCCTGTCCGCGGTGCATCATGTCCTCGACTACCGCAAGAACGGCCACACCGATATCGAGAACCTGACTCTCGCCTGCGATTCCTGCCACGCCCTCATCCACGACGGCGTCGGTGGCTGGAAGACCCGCGTCGAGGGCCCACGTTCGCCGTACGCCGGGCGCACCGCCTGGATCGCTCCACCCCACATCGACCCCGAGCAGAAACCGCGGATCAACCACCGCCACCACGCCGGCGAACTACTTGCCGAGACGCTGTCGCGAATTCACCTTCGCAACGAGCAAGACCGCGAATCCCACCGCGTGCGAAGTGACAACCAGCAGCCGAACTCCACGGCTGCCTGA
- a CDS encoding cupin domain-containing protein, with protein sequence MSKDRFYLLEAGASRPTRVPLSPWTTVKAGTDDTEGRFTLMENRSNGDIPAHVHDNFDEFVYVIDGELGLDYRGSTHRFTSGMCFLVPRGITHAMRNLGGEDSPVHALQLSAPSGWERYLEAVAEARQSGDWAADRDWVKANEIGKPFGMRYHLGHDDPKEWGDPDRFYLLGKGDARPGRIPIPPAFSVKARSEDTDGLFSALEVTVAQPIPRHAHHVADECIYVLDGVLEVEFDDRVQMAGPGQVVLLPHGVPHALRPGSNPPPRVIQISSPGGWECVVEAIIEHRSEVSAGGRFDPAALNRYTRRYHVVYEED encoded by the coding sequence ATGTCCAAGGATCGCTTCTATCTGCTCGAGGCCGGTGCCTCGCGACCCACCCGCGTCCCGCTGTCCCCGTGGACGACGGTCAAGGCGGGAACCGACGACACCGAGGGCCGGTTCACCCTGATGGAGAACCGCAGCAACGGCGACATTCCCGCCCATGTGCACGACAACTTCGACGAGTTCGTCTATGTCATCGACGGCGAGCTCGGACTGGACTACCGCGGTAGCACCCATCGCTTCACCAGCGGAATGTGCTTCCTGGTTCCGCGCGGCATCACCCATGCCATGCGCAACCTCGGCGGCGAAGACAGCCCGGTGCACGCATTGCAGCTATCGGCGCCGTCCGGTTGGGAGCGCTACCTCGAGGCGGTAGCCGAAGCGCGGCAGAGTGGCGACTGGGCGGCCGATCGTGACTGGGTCAAGGCCAACGAGATCGGCAAGCCCTTCGGCATGCGCTACCACCTGGGTCACGACGACCCGAAGGAGTGGGGCGACCCCGATCGCTTCTACCTGCTCGGCAAGGGCGACGCCAGGCCCGGCCGGATCCCGATCCCCCCGGCATTCAGTGTGAAGGCCAGATCCGAGGACACCGACGGCCTGTTCTCGGCACTGGAAGTCACTGTCGCCCAGCCGATCCCGCGGCACGCCCACCACGTCGCCGACGAGTGCATCTATGTGCTGGACGGTGTACTGGAGGTCGAATTCGACGACCGCGTCCAGATGGCGGGCCCGGGCCAGGTGGTGCTGCTGCCGCACGGCGTGCCGCACGCGCTGCGCCCTGGCTCGAATCCACCCCCGCGCGTCATCCAGATCTCCTCGCCCGGCGGCTGGGAATGCGTGGTCGAGGCGATCATCGAACACCGCTCCGAGGTCAGCGCCGGAGGCCGGTTCGATCCGGCCGCACTCAATCGCTACACCCGCCGCTACCACGTCGTCTACGAAGAGGACTGA
- the abc-f gene encoding ribosomal protection-like ABC-F family protein encodes MPTQITALAVTKSFHGRVVLDEISCSLGAGERTGIIGENGSGKSTLLRLFAGVERPDRGEIVVQSDGGVGYLAQDEHLPPQLTVQQVVDRAMSELRAIERRMRDLETAMADGDDSVMTEYGELMTAFELRGGYDADARLEQALHGLGLGLVPRSRTVGGLSGGEQVRLRLAALLAAAPEVLLLDEPTNHLDDGALTWLEEHLRTRRGTTVAVSHDRVFLDRVATSLLEVDADRRRVVRHGNGYAGFLAEQAAARQRWAQSYEQWQSDVARQRETAATTARQVAPGRAMRDNNKMAYDRAGGRVQQSLASRVRNAEERLRRLLDDPVPPPPEPLRFTPTLAGGRVRGTVLEATEVTVEGRLDRTGLTLAAGDRLLITGPNGAGKSTLLRVLAGELAPDTGTVVRRGRIGYLAQQPPAPKPGETVLAAFARGRGEPDRQAERLLSLGLFHRTQLTARVAELSTGQRQRLALARLVSEPTDALLLDEPTNHLSPGLVEDLEAALADYPGALVIVSHDRRLRQRWRGAQLEIGAVPAAV; translated from the coding sequence ATGCCCACTCAGATCACCGCACTGGCGGTCACCAAGTCCTTCCACGGTCGCGTCGTTCTCGACGAGATCAGCTGCTCGCTCGGCGCGGGTGAGCGCACCGGCATCATCGGCGAAAACGGGTCCGGCAAGTCCACCTTGCTGCGCCTGTTCGCCGGCGTCGAACGGCCCGACCGGGGTGAGATCGTCGTCCAATCCGACGGCGGCGTCGGCTATCTCGCCCAAGACGAGCATCTGCCACCGCAGCTGACGGTCCAGCAGGTCGTCGACCGCGCCATGAGCGAATTGCGCGCGATCGAACGCCGCATGCGCGACCTCGAGACCGCGATGGCCGACGGCGACGACTCGGTGATGACCGAATACGGCGAGCTGATGACTGCCTTCGAGCTGCGCGGCGGCTACGACGCCGACGCCCGCCTCGAACAGGCCCTGCACGGACTCGGACTCGGCCTGGTCCCGCGTTCGCGCACCGTCGGCGGACTCTCCGGCGGCGAACAGGTGCGCTTGCGCCTGGCCGCCCTACTGGCCGCGGCCCCCGAGGTGCTGCTGCTCGACGAGCCCACCAACCATCTCGACGATGGCGCCCTCACCTGGCTCGAGGAGCACCTGCGCACCCGCCGTGGCACCACCGTGGCCGTCTCTCACGACCGGGTCTTCCTCGATCGCGTCGCGACCAGCCTGCTCGAGGTCGACGCGGACCGCCGCCGGGTAGTACGCCACGGCAACGGCTACGCCGGCTTCCTTGCCGAGCAGGCCGCGGCCCGGCAGCGCTGGGCCCAGTCGTATGAGCAGTGGCAATCCGATGTCGCCCGGCAGCGCGAGACGGCCGCGACCACCGCCCGCCAGGTGGCACCCGGACGAGCCATGCGCGACAACAACAAAATGGCCTACGACCGGGCGGGCGGCCGCGTGCAGCAGTCGCTGGCGAGCCGGGTCCGCAATGCCGAGGAGCGGCTGCGCCGCCTGCTCGACGACCCGGTGCCGCCGCCCCCGGAACCGCTGCGCTTCACGCCGACCCTGGCGGGCGGCCGGGTGCGCGGCACAGTGCTCGAGGCCACCGAGGTCACAGTCGAGGGGCGTCTCGACCGGACCGGCCTCACCCTCGCCGCCGGTGACCGCCTGCTGATCACCGGACCCAACGGCGCGGGCAAATCCACGCTGCTGCGGGTACTCGCCGGTGAACTTGCCCCAGACACGGGCACGGTGGTGCGTCGCGGCCGCATCGGCTACCTCGCCCAGCAACCGCCGGCGCCGAAGCCGGGGGAGACCGTGCTCGCGGCATTCGCCCGCGGCCGCGGCGAACCCGATCGCCAGGCCGAACGCTTGCTGTCGCTCGGCTTGTTCCACCGCACCCAGCTCACCGCGCGCGTCGCAGAGCTGTCGACCGGACAACGCCAACGCCTCGCCCTGGCCCGCCTGGTCAGCGAGCCCACCGATGCCCTGCTCCTCGACGAACCCACCAACCACCTCTCACCCGGGTTGGTCGAGGATCTGGAAGCCGCGCTGGCCGACTACCCCGGCGCACTGGTGATTGTCAGCCACGACCGCCGGTTGCGTCAGCGATGGCGCGGAGCACAGCTGGAGATCGGTGCGGTGCCTGCCGCTGTGTGA
- a CDS encoding nuclear transport factor 2 family protein, giving the protein MNTLVAQYLEAWNTTDEAARAAAVERIFTPDATYVDPLVSVTGHEQLAAAIAGVQAQFPGWVFRPAGPVDGHHDQVRFTWELGPADGPAVVVGFDVAIIADGRIASVYGFLDKVPTAA; this is encoded by the coding sequence ATGAACACTCTCGTCGCGCAGTACCTGGAAGCCTGGAACACCACCGACGAGGCGGCCCGTGCCGCGGCTGTCGAGCGCATCTTCACCCCCGACGCCACCTACGTCGACCCGCTGGTCTCGGTCACTGGCCACGAGCAGCTGGCCGCCGCCATCGCCGGCGTGCAGGCCCAGTTCCCCGGCTGGGTGTTCCGCCCGGCCGGCCCGGTCGACGGCCACCACGATCAGGTGCGCTTCACCTGGGAGCTCGGCCCCGCCGACGGACCCGCCGTCGTCGTCGGATTCGACGTCGCGATCATCGCCGACGGCCGCATCGCCAGCGTCTACGGCTTCCTCGACAAGGTCCCCACCGCCGCCTGA
- a CDS encoding DUF2235 domain-containing protein: MKRLVVCCDGTWKAESSTTVSNIIKIAQTIRIEAPDEQGRPIHQWVTYVPGPGTQGFLADRLMGGAFGLGLEANLSAAYWHLALNWEPGDQIFIFGFSRGAFTARSLAGLIGRIGIMTPEAMIDGKYPEALKIHKQPVPPDGVTPPEWEKFREQNCHPGLAKIDFLGVFDTVGALGVPGLTSLRHKFHDVRLGPNVHCARQALAIDERRRNFEPCLWEVPVEPNVKYRRGFQRVKQVWFEGVHSDIGGGYAECGLSDITLRWMVAEAESVGLVFDRDRLDALSERCTAGADHMRRHDSLGIGYRILNLMRALRNPRSPRFHWDSWRKLGVADDIGIRLASCTQNDEYRPANLRRWREELGGMFPEELIEKTVPVTAKLGV, encoded by the coding sequence ATGAAACGACTGGTGGTGTGCTGCGACGGCACCTGGAAGGCCGAGTCGAGCACGACAGTATCCAATATCATCAAGATCGCGCAGACCATTCGGATCGAAGCGCCCGACGAGCAGGGCCGGCCGATCCACCAGTGGGTCACCTATGTACCGGGGCCGGGCACCCAGGGGTTCCTGGCCGACCGGTTGATGGGCGGGGCGTTCGGGCTGGGACTGGAGGCGAATCTGTCGGCTGCCTACTGGCATCTGGCATTGAACTGGGAGCCTGGCGACCAGATCTTCATCTTCGGTTTCAGCCGCGGCGCCTTCACCGCGCGCAGCCTCGCGGGCCTGATCGGGCGGATCGGCATCATGACGCCGGAAGCGATGATCGACGGTAAATACCCGGAGGCGTTGAAGATCCACAAGCAGCCGGTGCCGCCCGACGGTGTCACGCCGCCGGAGTGGGAGAAGTTCCGCGAGCAGAACTGCCACCCCGGCCTGGCCAAGATCGATTTCCTCGGCGTCTTCGACACCGTCGGCGCGCTGGGCGTGCCCGGGCTGACGTCGCTGCGGCACAAGTTCCACGACGTGCGCCTGGGCCCCAACGTGCACTGCGCGCGCCAGGCCCTGGCCATCGATGAGCGCCGCCGCAATTTCGAGCCCTGCCTGTGGGAGGTTCCGGTGGAGCCGAACGTGAAGTACCGCAGGGGTTTCCAGCGGGTGAAGCAGGTGTGGTTCGAGGGCGTGCACAGCGATATCGGCGGAGGGTATGCCGAATGCGGGCTGTCGGACATCACCTTGCGGTGGATGGTGGCCGAGGCCGAATCGGTGGGGCTGGTGTTCGACCGGGACCGTCTCGACGCCCTATCGGAACGCTGCACGGCCGGCGCCGATCACATGCGCAGGCACGATTCGCTGGGCATCGGCTACCGCATCCTGAATCTGATGCGGGCGCTGCGTAATCCGCGCAGCCCGCGGTTTCACTGGGATTCCTGGCGCAAGCTGGGCGTCGCCGATGACATCGGCATCCGGTTGGCGTCCTGCACTCAGAACGACGAGTACCGCCCGGCCAATCTGCGGCGCTGGCGTGAGGAGCTGGGCGGCATGTTCCCCGAGGAGCTCATCGAGAAGACCGTCCCGGTGACCGCGAAGCTGGGTGTGTGA
- a CDS encoding DUF397 domain-containing protein, with protein MTVDLTGARWFKSSRSSSTKECVEVAHLDNGVVGVRDSKNPSGPALVFAPAEWDSFLTSTRKGDFDRL; from the coding sequence GTGACCGTCGATCTAACTGGAGCCCGGTGGTTCAAGAGCAGCAGGAGTTCGTCAACCAAGGAGTGTGTTGAGGTTGCACATCTCGACAATGGCGTCGTCGGCGTCCGTGACTCCAAGAACCCTTCCGGCCCGGCTCTCGTGTTCGCCCCGGCCGAGTGGGACTCTTTTCTGACCAGCACCCGTAAAGGCGATTTCGACCGACTGTAG
- a CDS encoding pyridoxamine 5'-phosphate oxidase family protein — protein MTYIDEDMRRIVDRAKLAFVATVRPDNSPSVSPKGSVRVYDDQHLVFMDIASPGTVANLAQNPGIDIAVVDFIARRGYRFTGLAEFRDPGTPEYSWLQTWLLDRNGPGYPAHRAVIVRVEEISPINSPAYEFGNATEQQLSEQWRTVYTEAAAE, from the coding sequence ATGACCTACATAGATGAGGACATGCGGCGCATTGTCGACCGCGCCAAGCTGGCCTTCGTCGCCACCGTGCGGCCGGACAATTCGCCCAGCGTCTCACCGAAGGGATCGGTGCGGGTCTACGACGACCAGCACCTGGTGTTCATGGACATCGCCTCACCGGGCACCGTGGCGAACCTGGCGCAGAACCCGGGAATCGACATCGCCGTGGTGGACTTCATCGCCCGCCGCGGCTACCGATTCACCGGCCTGGCGGAATTCCGCGATCCAGGCACCCCGGAGTACTCGTGGCTGCAGACCTGGCTGCTGGACCGCAACGGACCCGGATACCCCGCACATCGCGCCGTCATCGTCCGGGTCGAGGAGATATCGCCGATCAATTCCCCCGCCTACGAATTCGGCAACGCCACCGAGCAGCAGCTCTCGGAGCAGTGGCGCACGGTCTACACCGAAGCGGCGGCTGAATAA
- a CDS encoding DoxX family membrane protein encodes MTYTYTTDTPSDAAVRLKYWSAATIFARLALGAGLLSAVADRFGLWGEPGTGNVAWGEFDSFTAYVDDLAPYMPDVLVDITAWASTAAEVVLGVALLLGIALRWTAVASLATLLAFGGSMFFFSGFESPLNASVFSAAAAAALLALSPERAHVLSIDSLRRRPSTRAGAGK; translated from the coding sequence ATGACCTACACGTACACCACCGATACTCCATCGGACGCAGCTGTGCGATTGAAATACTGGTCGGCAGCAACGATTTTCGCGAGACTCGCGCTCGGCGCGGGCTTGCTGTCCGCGGTTGCCGACCGATTCGGCCTGTGGGGCGAACCCGGTACCGGAAACGTCGCCTGGGGAGAATTCGATTCCTTTACCGCCTACGTCGACGATCTGGCGCCCTATATGCCCGATGTACTGGTCGATATCACCGCGTGGGCCTCCACAGCCGCCGAGGTGGTGTTGGGTGTGGCCCTGCTGCTCGGCATCGCGCTGCGGTGGACGGCCGTCGCTTCCCTGGCCACGCTGCTCGCGTTCGGCGGATCGATGTTCTTCTTCTCGGGCTTCGAATCGCCGTTGAACGCCTCGGTGTTCAGCGCCGCCGCCGCCGCGGCACTGCTGGCGCTGTCTCCCGAACGCGCCCACGTGCTCAGCATCGACAGTCTTCGCCGCCGCCCGTCCACACGCGCAGGAGCCGGGAAATGA
- a CDS encoding helix-turn-helix domain-containing protein, with translation MGSTLPRRALGRELRKLRERAGISQSAAARAIELSPQSIGRIEEGHGTRVSSLQVNALCDRYAASDKDRRVLLGLLQEFRTAQKSGGAWWRGYADQLAAGFDHYLALEDAASRVTAWKTVVVPGLLQTPEYRRALAWAESPEVDSEAIERRVAVTTRRQSRLEDPGFSVDVLLSEAVIYEQTGGPGVAAAQLEHLALMMDRPNVSLRLVPFNAASHPGLLVGSFLLLEFPALSVSKVAEPPVVYVEGYTGDLYIEDEPEVDRYRQVLTRISRVALDQQRSRDRLLQVAKEYQR, from the coding sequence GTGGGATCGACACTTCCGCGCAGGGCATTGGGGCGGGAACTGCGCAAACTGCGCGAGCGAGCCGGAATCAGCCAGTCGGCGGCGGCTCGCGCCATAGAGCTGTCCCCGCAGAGCATCGGCCGGATCGAGGAGGGGCATGGGACGCGGGTGTCGTCCCTGCAGGTCAACGCGCTGTGCGATCGGTATGCGGCTAGTGATAAGGACCGGCGTGTGTTGTTGGGGCTGCTTCAGGAGTTCCGGACGGCTCAGAAGTCGGGTGGAGCCTGGTGGCGTGGGTACGCCGACCAGTTAGCTGCGGGTTTCGACCACTACCTGGCGCTGGAAGATGCCGCAAGCCGAGTGACGGCATGGAAGACGGTGGTGGTCCCCGGGCTGTTGCAGACCCCAGAGTATCGACGTGCTCTCGCCTGGGCAGAGTCGCCAGAGGTCGATTCTGAAGCCATCGAGCGCCGTGTCGCAGTGACGACTCGTCGACAGTCGCGGCTCGAGGATCCGGGATTCTCGGTGGATGTGCTGTTGTCGGAGGCCGTGATCTACGAGCAGACCGGGGGTCCCGGGGTCGCAGCCGCGCAACTTGAACATTTGGCCCTAATGATGGACCGGCCCAACGTTTCACTCCGATTGGTTCCGTTCAACGCGGCCAGTCACCCTGGTCTCCTCGTGGGTAGCTTCCTACTCTTGGAGTTCCCGGCGCTTTCGGTTTCCAAAGTGGCCGAGCCGCCGGTGGTGTACGTGGAGGGCTACACCGGCGATTTGTACATCGAAGACGAGCCCGAGGTGGACCGTTATCGGCAGGTCCTGACCCGGATTTCCCGTGTAGCGTTGGATCAGCAACGGAGCCGCGACCGGCTCTTGCAAGTGGCAAAGGAGTATCAGCGGTGA